From a single Rutidosis leptorrhynchoides isolate AG116_Rl617_1_P2 chromosome 5, CSIRO_AGI_Rlap_v1, whole genome shotgun sequence genomic region:
- the LOC139847308 gene encoding photosystem II repair protein PSB27-H1, chloroplastic-like, translated as MSSPALITPTTSTPKPLLPNIRCKLSTSPIATTTTAATRRRNFLSLTAVIALSSPLLTTPDVALAASDEEYAKETQEVIKKVRDTINMDKTDPNIATAVAELRETSNSWVAKYRREKALLGRLSFRDMYSALNAVSGHYVSFGPTSPIPAKRKTRILEEMDSVEKALLRGR; from the coding sequence ATGTCATCACCAGCGTTAATCACTCCCACCACCTCCACACCTAAACCCCTCCTACCCAACATCCGTTGCAAACTCTCCACATCCCCCatcgccaccaccaccaccgccgCCACGCGCCGCCGCAATTTCCTATCACTAACGGCGGTAATCGCCTTATCGTCCCCACTACTCACTACCCCGGATGTTGCATTGGCTGCATCCGATGAAGAATACGCGAAAGAGACACAAGAAGTGATTAAAAAGGTAAGGGACACAATTAACATGGACAAAACTGATCCTAATATTGCAACTGCAGTTGCTGAATTGAGAGAAACATCGAATTCTTGGGTGGCTAAGTACCGGAGAGAAAAAGCGTTATTGGGGCGTTTGTCATTTAGAGACATGTATTCAGCACTGAATGCTGTATCTGGTCATTATGTTAGTTTTGGGCCCACGTCTCCGATTCCAGCTAAACGAAAGACTAGAATACTTGAAGAAATGGATTCTGTTGAAAAGGCCTTGTTGAGGGGACGATAG